In one window of Propionispora hippei DSM 15287 DNA:
- a CDS encoding DUF438 domain-containing protein: protein MSELINNREHRKQVIKEILRDLHRGKSVEEVKPRFDAVAGDLAPAEISLIEQSLIDEGMDVAEIQNLCDVHAAVFKETLSEKPDEAVPQGHPLDIYRDENQALEKLIDEEINPLLAEFKAASAERSAALAIQLAEKLNLLWDVDKHYSRKENLIFPFLEKYGITAPPKVMWGVDDEIRVLLKESKQFALHYQPANREQFIEKLEKTLEQVREMIFKESKILFPMLLETLSENDWLAVQNDSDQIGYCLIEPQLHWTPAGLKEEPSAVMTSRQDTDYIKFATGVLTPKEIEHIFNHLPVDITFVDKDGIVKYFSTAKERIFHRTKTIIGRKVENCHPPASVHIVEQIAADLKSGKKGQESFWIKMGDKFVYIQYFAVRDDQGEFLGILEVTQNIQPLQQITGEKRIMD, encoded by the coding sequence ATGAGTGAGTTGATTAACAATCGTGAGCATCGTAAGCAGGTTATCAAGGAGATTCTGCGGGATCTGCACCGGGGAAAATCGGTAGAGGAGGTTAAACCCCGCTTCGACGCCGTTGCCGGAGACCTGGCTCCGGCGGAGATTTCCCTGATTGAACAAAGTCTGATTGATGAAGGCATGGACGTTGCCGAAATCCAGAATCTATGCGATGTACATGCCGCCGTATTCAAAGAAACGCTCAGTGAAAAACCGGACGAAGCCGTACCGCAAGGTCATCCGCTGGATATTTACCGGGATGAAAATCAGGCCTTGGAAAAATTGATCGATGAAGAAATCAATCCGCTGCTGGCGGAGTTTAAGGCAGCGTCTGCCGAGCGCTCAGCCGCGCTGGCCATCCAGTTGGCGGAGAAGCTGAACTTGCTGTGGGACGTGGACAAGCATTACAGCCGCAAGGAAAATTTGATTTTTCCGTTCCTTGAAAAGTATGGCATAACCGCTCCGCCCAAGGTCATGTGGGGTGTTGATGATGAAATCCGGGTTCTGCTAAAGGAGAGTAAACAGTTTGCATTACACTATCAGCCCGCGAACCGGGAGCAATTTATTGAAAAACTGGAGAAAACGCTAGAACAAGTACGGGAAATGATTTTTAAGGAGAGCAAAATCCTGTTTCCCATGCTGCTGGAAACGCTAAGCGAGAATGACTGGCTGGCCGTCCAGAACGACAGCGATCAAATCGGTTATTGCCTGATTGAACCGCAGCTTCATTGGACTCCGGCCGGATTAAAAGAAGAGCCGTCCGCCGTAATGACTTCCCGTCAGGATACGGACTATATCAAATTCGCTACCGGCGTACTGACACCGAAGGAAATCGAGCATATTTTCAATCATCTGCCTGTGGACATTACGTTTGTCGATAAGGATGGCATCGTGAAGTATTTTTCAACCGCCAAGGAAAGAATTTTTCACCGGACCAAAACGATTATCGGGCGTAAGGTGGAAAACTGCCATCCCCCGGCCAGCGTACACATTGTCGAACAGATTGCCGCCGATTTAAAAAGCGGTAAAAAGGGCCAGGAGAGTTTCTGGATCAAAATGGGTGATAAGTTTGTTTATATCCAGTATTTCGCCGTCCGGGACGACCAAGGGGAGTTCCTGGGTATCCTCGAGGTCACGCAAAATATTCAGCCGTTGCAGCAGATCACCGGCGAAAAACGCATTATGGATTAG
- a CDS encoding DUF1858 domain-containing protein — MITEDDKIADVLNQYPLLKEHLLQRSPKFANLNNPIIFNTVGKFARIKDVAKNTGEDLTELLDFLNKHKG; from the coding sequence ATGATCACCGAAGATGATAAAATTGCCGATGTACTGAATCAGTATCCCCTTCTGAAAGAGCATTTACTCCAGCGCTCGCCCAAATTCGCCAATCTGAATAATCCGATCATTTTTAATACAGTGGGCAAGTTCGCCCGGATTAAAGATGTGGCGAAAAATACAGGTGAGGATCTGACAGAGCTCCTGGACTTCTTAAACAAGCATAAAGGCTAG
- a CDS encoding CGGC domain-containing protein: MKLAIIVREETMLRCTGSGCMNAFFQRLDSFARYRDCDEVELVAFTHNGGDLEKKIATLKKKAVDVVHLSSCIRGKDPNYEALARRLSEDFAVVGYTHGGEVGGTGPAIILEKASSCR; this comes from the coding sequence ATGAAACTAGCAATTATCGTGCGGGAGGAAACGATGCTGCGTTGTACGGGCAGCGGGTGTATGAACGCATTTTTCCAACGGCTTGACTCTTTTGCCCGCTATAGAGACTGTGATGAGGTAGAGCTGGTCGCTTTTACCCATAACGGGGGCGACCTGGAAAAGAAGATCGCTACATTAAAGAAAAAAGCGGTGGATGTGGTTCATCTGTCCTCCTGCATACGGGGAAAAGACCCCAACTATGAAGCTTTAGCCCGGCGTTTGTCGGAAGATTTTGCGGTGGTCGGCTACACCCATGGCGGGGAGGTTGGCGGGACAGGCCCGGCGATTATTCTTGAGAAGGCCAGTAGCTGCCGGTAA
- a CDS encoding HAMP domain-containing sensor histidine kinase, protein MKFSLQYKLMAAFMIIVILVLAGVTVGGSVLIRDYFINRKRHELSDKAYEMARVVNAYYDGNMTHSQLYNFVDSVDHFLDARVWVVDNELNLITVSEERADEGQLNRRGAAASKPSPMHHAMWDCELADQHRGMMMQKHGQQQTREQTDPYHKSNDRVLDLMDGTESSGKTDDPHSGRHTMMRGHFRTPDNQQMPLPNPEAKSTANLSAAGEGPKSAVVLDIGQESQSGGVDGAAISLADIKGMDELSREIKANSGKPWSRTYYHPYYEENMLIVAVPLAKADGTISGTVMINAPIGEINDFLQHVYYYIGLAGLAAILFAALLAAYMARGIVRPLRAMRETAAAMACGDYERRVAVAAGDEIGDLGQSLNSLAGDLGEYIGRMQKTDQMRRDFVANVSHELRTPLTIIHGYNQALQDGTVTDQEKINKYHHVMGDEILRLEKLIAELLDLSQLQAGSIMPETESVLLAEVVDNVMMLLKQKSEQRGVRLAAHIDSAVPPIQGDGDRLTQLVLILMDNALKFTPSGGEITAQLMQERGEAVLIIADTGAGIAPDDLPYIWERFYKADKSRASHGTGLGLAIARQIIELHGATVAVASVCGEGTAFTIRFPIELKPAER, encoded by the coding sequence GTGAAATTCTCGCTACAGTATAAACTGATGGCTGCATTTATGATTATAGTCATTCTGGTGCTGGCCGGAGTTACGGTAGGCGGGTCTGTGCTTATCCGCGATTATTTTATCAATAGAAAACGGCATGAGCTTTCCGATAAAGCTTATGAAATGGCCCGGGTGGTCAATGCCTATTACGACGGCAACATGACTCATAGTCAATTATATAATTTTGTCGATAGTGTGGATCATTTTCTGGATGCCAGGGTTTGGGTGGTGGATAATGAACTAAACCTGATTACCGTGTCCGAGGAACGGGCGGATGAAGGACAGCTTAACAGGCGCGGTGCGGCAGCAAGCAAGCCCAGCCCGATGCATCATGCCATGTGGGACTGTGAGCTTGCCGATCAGCACAGGGGCATGATGATGCAAAAGCATGGACAGCAGCAAACACGCGAGCAGACTGATCCATATCATAAATCGAATGACCGGGTTTTGGACTTGATGGATGGAACGGAGAGCAGCGGAAAAACGGATGATCCTCATTCCGGGCGGCACACGATGATGCGAGGGCACTTTCGTACCCCCGATAATCAGCAGATGCCGCTGCCCAATCCTGAAGCCAAGTCAACAGCGAATCTATCTGCTGCTGGCGAGGGTCCGAAATCTGCTGTTGTTCTGGATATTGGACAAGAGTCGCAGTCGGGCGGTGTGGACGGCGCAGCGATCAGCTTGGCCGATATCAAGGGGATGGACGAACTTAGCCGGGAAATCAAAGCTAATAGCGGTAAGCCTTGGTCCCGGACGTATTACCACCCGTATTACGAAGAAAATATGCTTATTGTCGCCGTACCTCTTGCAAAAGCAGATGGAACAATCAGCGGTACGGTCATGATTAACGCGCCTATTGGTGAAATAAATGATTTTCTACAGCATGTGTACTACTATATTGGTCTTGCCGGACTGGCCGCCATTCTATTTGCTGCTTTATTAGCTGCCTATATGGCTCGTGGCATCGTGCGGCCTTTGCGGGCCATGCGGGAAACGGCAGCAGCAATGGCCTGCGGTGATTATGAAAGACGAGTAGCGGTAGCCGCCGGCGATGAAATAGGCGATCTTGGGCAGTCACTGAACTCGTTGGCCGGTGACCTGGGCGAGTATATTGGACGGATGCAAAAAACCGATCAGATGCGGCGGGATTTCGTGGCCAATGTATCCCACGAGCTGAGAACCCCGCTTACCATCATACATGGCTATAACCAGGCACTGCAGGATGGTACCGTAACCGATCAGGAAAAGATCAACAAATATCATCATGTCATGGGGGACGAGATTCTGCGGTTGGAAAAGCTCATTGCCGAACTACTGGATTTAAGCCAGTTGCAGGCAGGGAGTATTATGCCGGAAACAGAAAGCGTTCTTTTGGCCGAGGTGGTAGATAATGTAATGATGCTCCTTAAACAAAAAAGCGAACAACGAGGTGTCAGGCTGGCTGCCCATATTGATTCGGCCGTTCCTCCCATTCAGGGTGATGGTGACCGACTAACACAATTGGTGCTTATCCTGATGGATAACGCTTTGAAGTTTACACCGTCAGGCGGGGAAATTACCGCTCAACTGATGCAAGAACGTGGCGAAGCGGTTTTGATCATTGCCGATACCGGTGCAGGCATTGCCCCCGATGACTTGCCCTATATCTGGGAGCGATTTTATAAAGCCGATAAATCTCGTGCCAGTCATGGTACCGGATTGGGTTTGGCTATTGCCCGGCAGATCATTGAACTGCACGGAGCGACGGTCGCGGTGGCCAGCGTTTGTGGTGAAGGTACGGCCTTTACCATACGGTTTCCGATTGAATTAAAACCGGCTGAGCGGTGA
- a CDS encoding response regulator transcription factor, whose protein sequence is MRWGGTVDGKRVLIVDDEQPIRELLSIYLTQDGFAATEAADGAEALLKVQAVRPDLIILDIMMPVLDGIEVCRQIRKYSSVPIIMLTSRTQDDDRILGLEIGADDYVAKPFNPKEVVARVKAVLRRTAVPPQYESSDILQFPELEINMAEHTITAFGQPVALANKEKEVLWQLALHAGKVLSREQLLELVWDYSYCGDTRTVDTHVKRLRKKLGAGPASPWDIKTVWGIGYKFEVRK, encoded by the coding sequence ATGAGATGGGGTGGAACGGTGGACGGTAAAAGGGTGCTGATTGTGGACGACGAACAGCCAATCCGGGAACTTTTATCAATCTATCTTACTCAGGATGGATTTGCTGCAACGGAAGCTGCCGACGGGGCGGAGGCATTGCTAAAAGTACAGGCAGTGAGACCGGATTTGATTATACTCGACATCATGATGCCTGTCCTGGACGGTATCGAAGTCTGCCGGCAAATTCGTAAATATTCCAGCGTCCCCATCATTATGCTGACTTCCCGTACCCAGGATGATGACCGTATCCTGGGGCTTGAAATCGGTGCGGACGATTATGTGGCTAAGCCGTTCAATCCTAAGGAAGTGGTGGCGCGGGTTAAGGCAGTACTGCGGCGTACAGCCGTTCCACCGCAATATGAAAGCTCTGATATTCTTCAGTTTCCCGAACTGGAAATTAATATGGCGGAACACACGATAACAGCTTTTGGACAGCCTGTGGCCTTGGCCAATAAAGAAAAGGAGGTCCTGTGGCAGCTTGCTTTACACGCCGGTAAAGTCTTGAGCCGCGAACAGCTCCTTGAGTTAGTATGGGATTACAGCTACTGTGGCGACACCCGGACAGTAGATACCCACGTTAAACGCTTGCGCAAAAAACTGGGAGCCGGACCAGCTTCGCCCTGGGATATAAAGACCGTCTGGGGAATTGGCTATAAATTTGAGGTGAGAAAGTGA
- a CDS encoding DUF2680 domain-containing protein translates to MRKTILIAMAALLVVSFAGAVLAAPVQAPPGPGNGFCPYYGQTYSNLTDDQKTQITAWQNQRLEQEKQMLSRQVEWGWLTQEQADQRIAWMEQQVANGSYGFGMMASGLHGHHGMTGARGSGCW, encoded by the coding sequence TTGAGAAAAACAATTTTAATTGCGATGGCCGCTTTGCTAGTAGTTTCTTTCGCCGGTGCCGTTTTGGCTGCGCCAGTACAAGCTCCGCCTGGTCCCGGCAATGGGTTCTGCCCCTATTATGGTCAAACCTACAGCAATCTGACCGATGATCAGAAGACGCAGATCACTGCTTGGCAGAATCAACGGCTTGAACAGGAAAAACAAATGCTTTCCCGCCAAGTGGAGTGGGGGTGGCTTACCCAGGAGCAAGCCGATCAACGAATTGCCTGGATGGAGCAGCAGGTGGCCAATGGGAGCTATGGTTTTGGCATGATGGCAAGCGGACTGCATGGTCATCACGGTATGACGGGAGCACGTGGTTCGGGCTGCTGGTAA
- a CDS encoding TonB-dependent copper receptor → MKKVRILAVSSLLLLSASAQPAGAAEEEKVTFTLEEIVVTASAVKDPLAVETDPKSPRQPVPAADGGGYLKNIPGFSVARQGGTGSDPVFRGLGGTRLNVLLDGTYQFGACPGRMDPTTSYVFPESYSKITVLKGPETVKYGGGNVAGTVLFDRETERFDKPDVRVNSSLLFGSNGRDDELLDITAGDSKGYVRIIKTHSNADDYADGNGNKVHSFYTRQSLTGVFGWTPDADTLYEFTAETSSAEAAYGGRSMDGPQFDRNDYSFKYNKKNISPVVRNLEFKAFHNYVDHVMDNYSLRPGAMMPMAMEVDRTTTGGRLAADLNLGRTTTATVGLDYQKNEHAGRRAMGMMGNPPVYTTGLIRDLTFANYGLFSEFKHPLTNNSRLLAGLRTDSLDVRNEKTAAENHDRTYGAFLRYEHDHANAPVTTYIGLGHAQRPADYWERNTNFYLKPEKNTQLDTGLLYRSGKLNTSLSVFYADINDFILFKNANDPATKTAENVDASLYGGEADAAYSLNKNWTVTASLAYVRGNNDSDHRPLAQIPPLEGTLGLKYSQEKLEAGLLWRGVQAQTRYDLNSGSEVGYDLGASSGFGILSANVAYKASKEITIAAGVDNIFDKNYAEFISRSGASIPALGIASSFRVNEPGRTIWVKANYRY, encoded by the coding sequence ATGAAAAAAGTACGGATACTGGCGGTATCTTCCCTGTTGCTCCTATCCGCCAGCGCGCAGCCGGCTGGAGCGGCAGAGGAGGAAAAGGTCACCTTTACGCTGGAGGAGATTGTGGTTACCGCGTCAGCAGTCAAGGACCCCTTGGCAGTGGAAACCGATCCCAAGTCGCCCAGGCAGCCGGTGCCGGCGGCTGATGGCGGCGGCTATCTGAAGAATATTCCCGGATTTTCCGTTGCCCGTCAGGGTGGGACAGGCAGTGATCCGGTTTTCCGGGGATTGGGAGGAACGCGCCTTAATGTGCTATTGGATGGCACTTATCAGTTTGGTGCCTGCCCCGGCCGGATGGACCCCACTACCTCGTATGTTTTCCCCGAATCGTACAGCAAGATCACCGTTTTAAAAGGACCGGAAACGGTCAAATACGGTGGCGGCAATGTGGCGGGGACGGTATTGTTTGACCGGGAGACGGAGCGGTTTGACAAACCGGACGTCCGTGTCAACAGCAGCCTACTGTTCGGCAGCAACGGTCGCGATGATGAGCTGCTGGACATTACGGCCGGTGATAGCAAAGGCTATGTGCGAATCATAAAAACCCACTCCAATGCCGATGATTATGCCGACGGCAACGGCAATAAGGTTCATTCGTTCTATACCAGGCAGAGCCTGACCGGCGTCTTCGGCTGGACGCCCGATGCCGATACGCTGTACGAATTTACCGCCGAGACCAGTAGCGCCGAGGCGGCTTACGGCGGCCGGTCAATGGACGGCCCCCAATTTGACCGCAATGATTACAGCTTTAAATACAATAAGAAAAACATATCACCGGTGGTGCGTAACCTGGAATTCAAAGCCTTTCATAATTATGTGGACCATGTGATGGATAACTATTCGCTGCGGCCTGGTGCCATGATGCCAATGGCGATGGAAGTTGACCGGACGACCACCGGGGGGCGGCTGGCGGCAGATTTGAATTTGGGTCGGACCACCACAGCGACAGTAGGGCTGGATTATCAAAAAAATGAGCATGCCGGACGAAGGGCCATGGGAATGATGGGAAATCCCCCGGTTTATACCACCGGCCTGATCCGTGATTTGACGTTTGCCAATTATGGCTTATTCAGCGAGTTTAAGCACCCATTGACCAATAACAGCCGGCTGCTGGCCGGACTGAGAACCGACAGCCTGGACGTAAGGAATGAAAAAACGGCGGCAGAAAATCATGACCGCACCTACGGCGCTTTCCTGCGCTATGAACATGATCACGCTAACGCGCCGGTTACCACGTATATCGGCCTTGGCCATGCCCAACGGCCGGCTGATTATTGGGAACGGAACACTAATTTTTACCTGAAGCCGGAGAAGAACACCCAGCTTGACACGGGGCTCCTTTACCGTTCCGGCAAACTGAATACCAGCCTGTCGGTGTTTTACGCCGATATTAACGACTTTATCCTGTTTAAAAATGCCAATGACCCGGCAACCAAAACGGCAGAGAATGTGGATGCCTCCCTGTATGGCGGCGAGGCTGATGCGGCCTACTCACTGAATAAAAATTGGACGGTCACCGCTTCGCTGGCTTATGTACGGGGCAATAATGATTCGGATCATCGGCCTTTGGCCCAAATTCCACCACTGGAGGGAACACTGGGCCTCAAATACAGTCAAGAGAAGCTGGAGGCGGGCCTATTGTGGCGCGGCGTTCAGGCGCAAACCCGTTATGATTTAAATAGCGGCAGCGAAGTCGGTTACGATTTGGGTGCCAGCAGCGGTTTTGGCATTCTTTCAGCTAATGTGGCCTATAAAGCCAGTAAAGAAATTACAATTGCTGCCGGTGTGGATAATATTTTTGACAAGAATTATGCCGAATTTATTAGCCGATCGGGCGCTTCAATCCCGGCTTTGGGCATCGCTTCCTCCTTTAGAGTGAATGAACCGGGCCGCACCATATGGGTAAAGGCAAACTACCGGTATTAA